The following are encoded together in the Penicillium digitatum chromosome 3, complete sequence genome:
- a CDS encoding RSC complex subunit Sfh1, putative: MSPLRGYISSYPPRMRQYGNALLTPVNPPSQTGPTPRTTKRGTTAINYAEDGFDDEDFDENDGPRRPTGLRSLRREESATDKLVPYSEKLGKEVHAPVEVQGLFREWMIKRMLRPACADQLQIQAQLPLTLVPIRIDVEVPAHQPLEPFPFPRTAVDPSINQTLPAYRRPEPLPPFRIKDTFLWNLHESLSTPEEFAIGFVRDLDLPNPQATTMTISNQIRQQLEEYAGVALHPLFQSTDAGTVPSVLPQTEPSRDTPTTPAAVNVATPDSRPNVMTTVTVTKEALINDNLLNPDDAYRCLITLNINLQNKLYTDKFEWSLLHPPGMAEEFARITCADLSLGGEWVSAIAHAIYEAVLKFKKEVCESGALVSGINGYGNEIDNLAANGVEAGWRYDPETICDGWQPQVETLSKEEIERREGDRERQIRRLRRETARFSSTTGITPEVSRQNSGNYFEVDSETPLGRGERNKRKRRFRSLSPTGRSGTPGGRGTPDTGSGAGYGGGGGTLSDWERQSWRCKNCAVWGTAVWAVRDGPDGPRTLCHNCGLLYERDKVAPEWSKDLHRHDVPVGRYG; the protein is encoded by the exons ATGTCCCCTCTCCGAGGATATATCAGTTCCTACCCTCCGCGCATGCGCCAGTATGGAAACGCGTTGCTTACACCTGTCAATCCTCCATCTCAGACCGGCCCAACTCCGCGTACCACAAAGCGTGGAACTACGGCCATCAACTATGCTGAAGATGGctttgatgatgaggatttTGATGAGAACGATGGGCCCCGGCGGCCCACGGGACTGAGGAGTCTGCGGCGCGAAGAATCCGCTACCGACAAGTTGGTGCCCTACTCAGAGAAGCTGGGCAAAGAAGTGCATGCGCCAGTGGAGGTACAAGGCCTGTTTCGCGAATGGATGATCAAGAGAATGTTGCGACCAGC GTGTGCCGATCAACTGCAAATTCAAGCGCAACTCCCCTTGACCCTCGTTCCCATCCGAATTGACGTCGAAGTCCCCGCTCATCAACCCCTCGAACCATTTCCCTTCCCACGCACTGCCGTGGACCCTAGCATAAACCAGACTCTTCCTGCGTATCGCAGACCTGAACCATTACCCCCGTTTCGTATTAAGGATACCTTCTTGTGGAACCTCCACGAATCACTCTCAACGCCCGAAGAATTTGCTATTGGTTTCGTTCGCGATCTTGATCTGCCAAATCCCCAAGCCACGACCATGACCATCAGCAATCAGATCCGACAGCAGCTTGAGGAGTACGCCGGTGTCGCTCTTCACCCCCTCTTCCAGAGCACAGATGCAGGCACGGTGCCCAGTGTTCTGCCACAGACTGAACCGTCAAGAGACACGCCAACGACACCAGCTGCTGTCAACGTTGCGACACCTGATAGCCGACCCAATGTGATGACTACAGTAACCGTGACCAAGGAAGCGTTGATAAATGACAACCTTTTGAACCCAGACGACGCATATCGGTGCTTGATCACTCTCAACATCAACCTGCAAAACAAGCTGTACACAGACAAATTCGAGTGGTCTCTACTACACCCACCTGGCATGGCTGAAGAATTCGCGCGCATCACTTGCGCAGATCTCAGCCTTGGTGGTGAATGGGTCAGTGCGATTGCGCATGCCATCTACGAAGCAGTTTTGAAGTTCAAAAAGGAAGTCTGCGAAAGCGGTGCTCTTGTCAGCGGTATTAACGGCTACGGCAACGAAATTGACAATTTGGCAGCCAACGGCGTGGAGGCTGGTTGGCGATACGACCCTGAAACAATCTGTGATGGGTGGCAACCTCAAGTCGAGACACTATCCAAGGAGGAAATTGAACGGAGAGAAGGTGACCGTGAGCGCCAGATCCGACGTTTACGCCGAGAAACAGCCAGGTTCTCTTCAACTACGGGCATCACACCCGAGGTCTCAAGGCAGAACAGTGGCAATTACTTCGAGGTAGACAGTGAGACTCCGCTCGGTCGTGGTGAAAGAAATAAGCGCAAGCGCCGATTCCGTAGCCTCAGCCCTACAGGCAGAAGTGGCACCCCTGGTGGCCGTGGAACCCCTGATACCGGATCAGGGGCTGGGTacggtggcggtggtggcACGCTTTCTGACTG GGAACGCCAAAGCTGGAGATGTAAGAATTGTGCGGTGTGGGGCACAGCAGTTTGGGCAGTGCGCGATGGTCCAGATGGCCCACGG ACACTCTGCCATAACTGTGGCCTACTCTACGAGCGTGATAAGGTTGCACCGGAATGGTCCAaggatcttcatcgtcacGATGTTCCCGTCGGTCGATATGGCTGA
- a CDS encoding Phosphoketolase, putative yields the protein MASKSGEKSISAYGEARSTVSGNPLDAETIRKMNAWFRASMYLCLGMLYLRDNPLLTEPLKLEHLKARLLGHWGSDAGQSFTWMHMNRLIKKYDLDVLFVSGPGHGAPGIISQSYLEGVYSEIYPDKGEDTEGMKNFFKQFSFPGGIGSHATPETPGSIHEGGELGYALSHAFGSVFDNPHLITLTMVGDGESETGPLATSWHSTKFLNPINDGAVLPVLHLNGYKINNPTVLARITHDELASLLVGYGWKPYFVEGSDFDSMHQAMAATLEQCVTEIQEFQQQARETETPFRPRWPMIVLRTPKGWSAPREVDGHLLEGFWRAHQIPITDVHTNPHHLKLLETWMRSYRPEELFDKNGTLIQELKELVPTGNSRISANPVGNGGLLRRPLHIPDFREYGFKKIDPGLTIKGGMANMAKFLRDIVAQNMKTFRLFGPDETESNKLSEVYKAGKKVWMGDYFEEDKDGGNLSPDGRVMEILSEHTCEGWLEGYILSGRHGLLNSYEPFIHVIDSMVNQHCKWIEKCLEVEWRARISSLNILITATVWRQDHNGFTHQDPGFLDVVANKSPEVVRIYLPPDGNTLLSVMDHCLRSVNYVNVIVADKQDHIQFLDMDAAVAHCTKGLGIWDWASNDQGAEPDIVMASCGDVSTHEALAATALLREHLPQLKVRFVNVVDLFRLVSTIHHPHGMSDKRWKSIFTTDTPIIFNFHSYPWLIHRLTYKRPGQHNLHVRGYKEKGNIDTPFELAMRNETDRYSLAIAAIDLVQSLGNTAAGVRERLYNEQLAGKSEAFDNGVDPEHIRNWKWPFPQE from the coding sequence ATGGCGTCAAAGTCAGGCGAAAAGAGTATCTCCGCCTATGGAGAGGCGCGTTCAACAGTGAGTGGGAATCCGCTCGACGCCGAGACAATCCGAAAGATGAATGCCTGGTTTCGGGCCAGCATGTACCTATGTTTGGGCATGCTTTATCTTCGCGACAATCCACTTCTCACAGAACCGTTGAAGCTGGAGCATCTCAAGGCTCGACTCTTGGGTCATTGGGGTTCTGATGCCGGGCAATCTTTTACCTGGATGCACATGAACCGCCTCATCAAGAAATACGACCTCGATGTTCTTTTCGTTTCCGGCCCCGGACATGGAGCGCCTGGAATCATCTCTCAATCTTACCTTGAGGGTGTCTACTCGGAAATCTACCCGGATAAAGGGGAGGACACGGAGGGTATGAAGAATTTCTTCAAGCAATTCTCTTTCCCAGGTGGGATTGGAAGCCACGCGACCCCCGAGACACCTGGAAGTATCCACGAGGGAGGTGAGCTGGGATATGCACTCTCGCATGCCTTTGGCTCGGTCTTTGACAACCCCCATCTCATTACTTTGACCATGGTTGGAGACGGCGAGTCCGAGACCGGTCCACTTGCAACCAGCTGGCACAGCACGAAGTTCCTGAATCCGATCAATGACGGAGCAGTCCTTCCGGTTCTTCATCTCAACGGATACAAAATCAACAATCCGACAGTGCTTGCCCGAATCACTCACGACGAACTTGCATCGTTGCTCGTTGGCTATGGATGGAAACCGTACTTTGTGGAGGGAAGTGATTTCGACAGCATGCATCAGGCCATGGCGGCTACGCTCGAGCAATGTGTCACGGAGATCCAAGAGTTCCAACAGCAAGCCCGAGAGACGGAGACCCCGTTCCGACCCCGCTGGCCAATGATCGTTCTTCGTACACCCAAGGGATGGTCGGCTCCACGAGAGGTTGATGGCCATCTCCTCGAGGGATTTTGGCGCGCACACCAAATTCCCATCACTGATGTCCACACCAACCCCCATCATCTGAAGTTGTTAGAAACATGGATGAGGTCCTACAGACCGGAAGAGCTCTTCGACAAGAATGGCACTTTGATTCAGGAACTAAAGGAACTCGTGCCCACGGGTAACTCGCGGATAAGTGCCAACCCCGTTGGTAATGGAGGTCTTCTCCGCCGGCCGCTTCACATTCCCGATTTCCGAGAGTATGGGTTCAAGAAAATTGACCCAGGGTTGACAATTAAGGGAGGCATGGCCAACATGGCGAAATTCCTTCGTGACATAGTGGCGCAGAACATGAAGACCTTCCGGCTTTTTGGGCCCGACGAGACTGAGTCCAACAAGCTATCAGAGGTGTACAAAGCAGGCAAGAAAGTCTGGATGGGGGATTATTTCGAAGAAGATAAAGACGGAGGAAATCTGTCCCCCGATGGCCGCGTTATGGAGATCCTCAGTGAACATACCTGTGAAGGCTGGCTGGAAGGCTACATTCTATCTGGACGGCACGGGCTGCTCAATAGCTATGAGCCTTTCATTCACGTCATTGATTCCATGGTGAACCAGCATTGCAAGTGGATCGAGAAGTGCCTTGAAGTGGAGTGGAGAGCCCGAATCTCGTCCCTGAACATTCTCATCACCGCCACGGTCTGGAGACAAGACCATAATGGCTTCACCCACCAGGATCCCGGATTTCTCGACGTGGTGGCTAACAAGAGCCCCGAGGTGGTTCGGATTTACCTCCCACCCGACGGCAACACTCTTCTATCCGTAATGGACCACTGTCTCCGCAGCGTCAACTATGTGAATGTGATTGTCGCCGATAAACAAGACCATATCCAGTTCCTGGACATGGATGCAGCCGTCGCGCACTGTACCAAGGGTCTCGGAATTTGGGACTGGGCGAGCAACGACCAAGGCGCAGAGCCAGATATCGTGATGGCATCCTGCGGTGATGTTTCGACGCACGAAGCCCTAGCCGCAACTGCACTACTACGTGAACATCTTCCACAGCTCAAAGTCCGGTTCGTTAATGTCGTGGATCTGTTCCGACTGGTTTCCACCATCCACCATCCCCACGGCATGTCCGATAAGAGATGGAAGTCCATCTTTACTACCGACACACCTATAATCTTCAACTTCCACTCCTACCCCTGGCTCATCCACCGGCTTACGTATAAGCGACCTGGTCAGCACAATCTGCATGTCAGAGGGTACAAAGAGAAGGGCAACATTGACACGCCATTTGAGCTGGCCATGCGCAATGAGACCGATCGATATAGTCTCGCCATTGCTGCCATCGATTTGGTTCAATCTCTCGGGAACACAGCAGCTGGTGTGAGAGAGAGGTTGTATAATGAGCAGCTTGCGGGCAAGTCTGAGGCTTTCGATAACGGGGTTGATCCTGAACATATTCGGAACTGGAAATGGCCTTTCCCTCAAGAATAG